From one Ahaetulla prasina isolate Xishuangbanna chromosome 18, ASM2864084v1, whole genome shotgun sequence genomic stretch:
- the CASP9 gene encoding caspase-9 isoform X2, whose amino-acid sequence MEEADRRRLLRSRVRLVKELRLEPLWALLLRRGLFTADMIEEIQSAGTRRDQARQLVGDLATRGRRAMGDFVMCLRESGQEALAELLSDGRRPEGPPEQAPRHPEAHHPLPGKASSLQPSQPGPIEEKPKRDSEMVYPLNSEPCGYCLIINNVHFNKNTDLKHRLGSDIDRQRLEKRFRALHFEVLTKEDLTAQEIAQELQSLASRDHSGLDCCLVVILSHGCESYHIQIPGAIFGTDGQRIAVQKVVSYFNGSHCPSLRGKPKLFFIQACGGEEKDQGFEMEADAPPGRREGKSVESDAIPMPGPGGDTDELDATASLPTDSDILVCYPTFPGHVSWRDTQSGSWFIEALDQVLAEYAHLEDLPSILMKVGNIVATKVAGPYKQMPGHFNFLRKNFFFKA is encoded by the exons ATGGAGGAGGCGGATCGGCGGCGGCTGCTTCGCTCCCGGGTGAGGCTGGTGAAGGAGCTGCGGCTGGAGCCGCTTTGGGCGCTTCTGCTGCGCCGGGGCCTCTTCACCGCGGACATGATCGAGGAGATCCAG TCTGCGGGGACCCGGCGAGACCAGGCGAGGCAGCTGGTGGGCGACCTGGCGACGCGGGGCCGGAGGGCCATGGGGGACTTCGTGATGTGCCTGCGCGAGAGCGGCCAGGAGGCGCTGGCGGAGCTGCTGAGCGACGGACGCCGCCCGGAGGGGCCCCCGGAGCAGGCCCCGAGGCACCCGGAGGCCCATCATCCCCTGCCCGGGAAGGCCTCCTCCCTCCAGCCCAGCCAGCCAG GTCCCATAGAAGAGAAACCCAAAAGGGATTCGGAAATG GTTTACCCCCTGAATTCTGAGCCCTGCGGCTACTGTCTCATCATCAATAATGTCCATTTCAACAAAAACACGGATTTAAAACATCGCCTGGGCTCCGACATCGATCGCCAGAGGCTGGAAAAGAGGTTCCGGGCGCTGCATTTCGAGGTCTTGACCAAGGAAGACCTTACAGCTCAG GAAATAGCCCAGGAGTTGCAGAGCCTGGCCAGTCGCGATCACAGCGGCCTGGACTGCTGCCTGGTGGTCATCCTCTCCCATGGCTGCGAG AGCTACCACATCCAGATTCCAGGCGCCATCTTTGGGACGGACGGACAGCGCATTGCGGTGCAGAAGGTGGTCAGCTATTTCAACGGCTCCCACTGTCCAAGTCTGAGGGggaagccaaaattgttcttcatCCAGGCCTGTGGAGGAG AGGAAAAAGACCAAGGCTTTGAAATGGAGGCCGACGCACCGCCAGGCCGGCGTGAAGGAAAGTCCGTGGAGTCAGACGCCATCCCGATGCCGGGGCCCGGAGGAGACACTGATGAGCTCGATGCCACGGCTAGTCTGCCCACGGACAGCGACATCTTGGTTTGCTATCCCACCTTTCCAG GCCACGTCTCCTGGCGGGACACCCAAAGTGGCTCCTGGTTCATTGAGGCTCTGGATCAGGTCTTGGCCGAATACGCCCACCTGGAGGACCTGCCCAGCATCCTCATGAAG GTGGGGAACATCGTCGCTACCAAAGTTGCAGggccttacaagcaaatgccaggtcACTTCAACTTTCTC
- the DNAJC16 gene encoding dnaJ homolog subfamily C member 16 isoform X1 — protein sequence MEMKRLSLSLVLVLFLVLALQILSAVDFDPYRILGVSRTASQADIKKAYKKLAREWHPDKNKDPGAEDKFIQISKSYEILSNEEKRLNFDRYGDVGENQGFPHQQQQAQHRHAHPFHESFYFDESFFHFPFNSERHQDPIDEKYLLHFSHYVNEVVPESFRKPYLIKITSDWCFSCIHIEPVWKEVVQELEALGVGIGVIHAGYERRLAQHLGAHSTPSILGLINGKVTFFHNAVVRENLRQFVESLLPGALVEKIMDKNYVQFLSSWKKENKPHVLLFDHMPLAPLLYKLTAFAYRDYLSFGYVYVGLRGTESLSRQYNINVYTPTMMVFKEQIEKPADVIQARHMRKQLIDDFLSQNKFLLASRLTSQKLFQELCPVKKSHRQHKYCVVLVTGEGEKYAEGYEAFLAFAVANTKETLRFVHIYGDNQPDFVRTLLQGDAWFRAKSAVLILERRTNSGQVVFKALEKPWTGTEEGTFTLLDFLDQLRMDASFLSSQAVLMDLTDELAPVFFLRWAYSAVDYAVDCWESLFRSNWREMMPLLSLIFSALFILFGTVIVQAFSDSSDERDLPPPKKEDPPPKSEKNDMSFTKEDSPALPCRIPKKYSVKVTELTDITYTSNLVRLRPGHINVVLILSNATKTPLLQRFAQEVFTFTGSNCLHFSFLSLDKHREWLEYVLEFAQDAAPIPNQYDKHFLERDYAGYVLALNGHKKYFCLFRPPQPEEGPCEDETAESAEAWGRPSSASGSLRGVKSKLQRLSFWMERLLEGSLQRFYIPSWPALD from the exons ATGGAGATGAAACGGCTCAGCCTCTCCCTGGTGCTGGTCCTCTTCCTTGTCCTGGCCTTGCAAATCTTGTCGGCTGTCGATTTTGACCCGTATCGGATCCTGGGCGTCAGCAGGACTGCGAGCCAGGCGGATATTAAAAAAGCCTACAAGAAACTCGCCCGGGAGTG GCATCCAGACAAGAATAAAGACCCAGGAGCGGAAGACAAGTTTATACAAATCAGCAAATCCTACGAG ATCCTGTCCAATGAGGAGAAGCGGTTGAATTTTGACCGTTACGGCGACGTGGGCGAGAACCAGGGCTTCCCGCACCAGCAGCAGCAGGCGCAGCACCGCCACGCGCACCCCTTCCACGAGAGCTTCTACTTCGACGAGTCTTTCTTCCACTTCCCCTTCAACTCGGAGCGCCACCAGGACCCCATCGACGAGAAGTACCTGCTGCACTTCTCCCACTATGTCAACGAGGTCGTTCCCGAGAGCTTCCGGAAGCCTTACCTGATCAAGATCACCTCCGACTGGTGCTTCAGCTGCATCCACATCGAGCCCGTCTGGAAGGAGGTGGTGCAGGAGCTGGAGGCGCTGG GTGTGGGGATCGGTGTCATCCACGCGGGCTACGAGCGGCGCCTGGCCCAGCACCTTGGAGCACACAGCACTCCGTCCATCCTGGGCCTGATCAATGGGAAGGTCACCTTCTTCCACAATGCGGTCGTCCGGGAGAACCTCCGGCAGTTTGTGGAGAGCCTGCTCCCTGGGGCGCTGGTGGAGAAG atTATGGACAAGAACTACGTCCAGTTCCTGTCCAGCTGGAAGAAGGAGAACAAACCTCACGTCCTGCTCTTTGACCACATGCCCCTGGCACCCCTCCTCTACAAG ctCACGGCCTTCGCGTACAGAGACTACCTCTCCTTCGGCTACGTGTACGTGGGGCTCCGGGGCACCGAGTCACTTTCCCGGCAATACAACATCAACGTCTACACGCCCACCATGATGGTCTTCAAGGAGCAGATTGAGAAGCCGGCTGACGTCATCCAG GCTCGCCACATGAGGAAGCAGCTGATCGATGACTTCCTGTCCCAGAACAAATTTCTCCTGGCCTCCCGCCTGACCAGCCAGAAGCTCTTCCAGGAATTGTGTCCTGTGAAGAAATCTCACCGTCAGCACAA GTACTGCGTGGTCCTGGTCACGGGCGAAGGGGAGAAGTACGCAGAGGGCTACGAGGCCTTCCTGGCCTTCGCTGTAGCCAACACGAAGGAGACCCTGCGGTTTGTCCACATCTACGGCGACAACCAGCCGGACTTTGTCCGCACTCTGCTCCAGGGGGACGCCTGGTTTCGGGCCAAATCAGCT GTACTGATCCTGGAGAGACGCACCAACTCCGGGCAGGTGGTGTTCAAGGCCCTGGAGAAGCCCTGGACGGGCACCGAGGAGGGCACCTTCACACTGCTGGACTTCCTGGACCAGCTGAGGATGGatgcctccttcctctcctcccaggCTGTCCTGATGGACCTGACAGACGAACTGGCACCT GTTTTCTTCCTCCGGTGGGCCTACTCTGCTGTGGACTACGCCGTGGACTGCTGGGAGAGCCTCTTCCGCAGCAACTG GCGGGAGATGATGCCTTTGCTGTCCCTCATCTTCTCGGCGCTTTTCATCCTCTTTGGGACGGTGATCGTGCAGGCCTTCAG TGATTCAAGTGATGAGAGGGATTTGCCTCCCCCCAAGAAGGAGGACCCTCCCCCCAAGAGCGAGAAGAACGACATGAGCTTCACCAAAGAAGACAG CCCAGCACTGCCTTGCAGGATTCCCAAAAAGTACTCGGTGAAAGTGACGGAGCTGACGGACATCACCTACACCAGCAACCTGGTGCGGCTGAGGCCCGGCCACATCAACGTGGTCCTGATCCTGTCCAATGCCACCAAGACCCCTCTGCTGCAGAGGTTCGCTCAGGAGGTCTTCACTTTCACTGG GAGCAACTgcctccatttctccttcctgAGCCTGGACAAGCACCGGGAGTGGCTGGAGTATGTGCTGGAGTTTGCGCAGGACGCGGCCCCCATCCCCAACCAGTACGACAAGCACTTCCTGGAGCGCGACTACGCCGGCTACGTCCTGGCCCTCAATGGCCACAAGAAGTACTTCTGCCTCTTCCGGCCCCCCCAGCCTGAGGAGGGTCCCTGCGAGGACGAGACAGCTGAGTCGGCAGAGGCATGGGGCAGGCCCTCTTCGGCATCAGGCAGCCTGCGGGGCGTGAAGAGCAAGCTGCAGCGGCTGTCCTTCTGGATGGAGCGGCTGCTGGAGGGGTCCCTGCAGAGATTTTACATCCCCTCCTGGCCCGCCTTAGACTGA
- the DNAJC16 gene encoding dnaJ homolog subfamily C member 16 isoform X2 — MEMKRLSLSLVLVLFLVLALQILSAVDFDPYRILGVSRTASQADIKKAYKKLAREWHPDKNKDPGAEDKFIQISKSYEILSNEEKRLNFDRYGDVGENQGFPHQQQQAQHRHAHPFHESFYFDESFFHFPFNSERHQDPIDEKYLLHFSHYVNEVVPESFRKPYLIKITSDWCFSCIHIEPVWKEVVQELEALGVGIGVIHAGYERRLAQHLGAHSTPSILGLINGKVTFFHNAVVRENLRQFVESLLPGALVEKIMDKNYVQFLSSWKKENKPHVLLFDHMPLAPLLYKLTAFAYRDYLSFGYVYVGLRGTESLSRQYNINVYTPTMMVFKEQIEKPADVIQARHMRKQLIDDFLSQNKFLLASRLTSQKLFQELCPVKKSHRQHKYCVVLVTGEGEKYAEGYEAFLAFAVANTKETLRFVHIYGDNQPDFVRTLLQGDAWFRAKSAVLILERRTNSGQVVFKALEKPWTGTEEGTFTLLDFLDQLRMDASFLSSQAVLMDLTDELAPVFFLRWAYSAVDYAVDCWESLFRSNWREMMPLLSLIFSALFILFGTVIVQAFSDSSDERDLPPPKKEDPPPKSEKNDMSFTKEDRIPKKYSVKVTELTDITYTSNLVRLRPGHINVVLILSNATKTPLLQRFAQEVFTFTGSNCLHFSFLSLDKHREWLEYVLEFAQDAAPIPNQYDKHFLERDYAGYVLALNGHKKYFCLFRPPQPEEGPCEDETAESAEAWGRPSSASGSLRGVKSKLQRLSFWMERLLEGSLQRFYIPSWPALD; from the exons ATGGAGATGAAACGGCTCAGCCTCTCCCTGGTGCTGGTCCTCTTCCTTGTCCTGGCCTTGCAAATCTTGTCGGCTGTCGATTTTGACCCGTATCGGATCCTGGGCGTCAGCAGGACTGCGAGCCAGGCGGATATTAAAAAAGCCTACAAGAAACTCGCCCGGGAGTG GCATCCAGACAAGAATAAAGACCCAGGAGCGGAAGACAAGTTTATACAAATCAGCAAATCCTACGAG ATCCTGTCCAATGAGGAGAAGCGGTTGAATTTTGACCGTTACGGCGACGTGGGCGAGAACCAGGGCTTCCCGCACCAGCAGCAGCAGGCGCAGCACCGCCACGCGCACCCCTTCCACGAGAGCTTCTACTTCGACGAGTCTTTCTTCCACTTCCCCTTCAACTCGGAGCGCCACCAGGACCCCATCGACGAGAAGTACCTGCTGCACTTCTCCCACTATGTCAACGAGGTCGTTCCCGAGAGCTTCCGGAAGCCTTACCTGATCAAGATCACCTCCGACTGGTGCTTCAGCTGCATCCACATCGAGCCCGTCTGGAAGGAGGTGGTGCAGGAGCTGGAGGCGCTGG GTGTGGGGATCGGTGTCATCCACGCGGGCTACGAGCGGCGCCTGGCCCAGCACCTTGGAGCACACAGCACTCCGTCCATCCTGGGCCTGATCAATGGGAAGGTCACCTTCTTCCACAATGCGGTCGTCCGGGAGAACCTCCGGCAGTTTGTGGAGAGCCTGCTCCCTGGGGCGCTGGTGGAGAAG atTATGGACAAGAACTACGTCCAGTTCCTGTCCAGCTGGAAGAAGGAGAACAAACCTCACGTCCTGCTCTTTGACCACATGCCCCTGGCACCCCTCCTCTACAAG ctCACGGCCTTCGCGTACAGAGACTACCTCTCCTTCGGCTACGTGTACGTGGGGCTCCGGGGCACCGAGTCACTTTCCCGGCAATACAACATCAACGTCTACACGCCCACCATGATGGTCTTCAAGGAGCAGATTGAGAAGCCGGCTGACGTCATCCAG GCTCGCCACATGAGGAAGCAGCTGATCGATGACTTCCTGTCCCAGAACAAATTTCTCCTGGCCTCCCGCCTGACCAGCCAGAAGCTCTTCCAGGAATTGTGTCCTGTGAAGAAATCTCACCGTCAGCACAA GTACTGCGTGGTCCTGGTCACGGGCGAAGGGGAGAAGTACGCAGAGGGCTACGAGGCCTTCCTGGCCTTCGCTGTAGCCAACACGAAGGAGACCCTGCGGTTTGTCCACATCTACGGCGACAACCAGCCGGACTTTGTCCGCACTCTGCTCCAGGGGGACGCCTGGTTTCGGGCCAAATCAGCT GTACTGATCCTGGAGAGACGCACCAACTCCGGGCAGGTGGTGTTCAAGGCCCTGGAGAAGCCCTGGACGGGCACCGAGGAGGGCACCTTCACACTGCTGGACTTCCTGGACCAGCTGAGGATGGatgcctccttcctctcctcccaggCTGTCCTGATGGACCTGACAGACGAACTGGCACCT GTTTTCTTCCTCCGGTGGGCCTACTCTGCTGTGGACTACGCCGTGGACTGCTGGGAGAGCCTCTTCCGCAGCAACTG GCGGGAGATGATGCCTTTGCTGTCCCTCATCTTCTCGGCGCTTTTCATCCTCTTTGGGACGGTGATCGTGCAGGCCTTCAG TGATTCAAGTGATGAGAGGGATTTGCCTCCCCCCAAGAAGGAGGACCCTCCCCCCAAGAGCGAGAAGAACGACATGAGCTTCACCAAAGAAGACAG GATTCCCAAAAAGTACTCGGTGAAAGTGACGGAGCTGACGGACATCACCTACACCAGCAACCTGGTGCGGCTGAGGCCCGGCCACATCAACGTGGTCCTGATCCTGTCCAATGCCACCAAGACCCCTCTGCTGCAGAGGTTCGCTCAGGAGGTCTTCACTTTCACTGG GAGCAACTgcctccatttctccttcctgAGCCTGGACAAGCACCGGGAGTGGCTGGAGTATGTGCTGGAGTTTGCGCAGGACGCGGCCCCCATCCCCAACCAGTACGACAAGCACTTCCTGGAGCGCGACTACGCCGGCTACGTCCTGGCCCTCAATGGCCACAAGAAGTACTTCTGCCTCTTCCGGCCCCCCCAGCCTGAGGAGGGTCCCTGCGAGGACGAGACAGCTGAGTCGGCAGAGGCATGGGGCAGGCCCTCTTCGGCATCAGGCAGCCTGCGGGGCGTGAAGAGCAAGCTGCAGCGGCTGTCCTTCTGGATGGAGCGGCTGCTGGAGGGGTCCCTGCAGAGATTTTACATCCCCTCCTGGCCCGCCTTAGACTGA